A single window of Populus nigra chromosome 17, ddPopNigr1.1, whole genome shotgun sequence DNA harbors:
- the LOC133677116 gene encoding BTB/POZ domain-containing protein At5g03250, whose translation MASMKLGSKTDGFHRDGNTWYCTTGLPSDVTIEVGEMTFNLHKFPLLSRSGLLEKLIEELSIEDGSVSVLKLNDMPAGAKAFELIARFCYGIKIEMTSLNVVSLRCAAEYLRMTEDYGEGNLIVQAEAFLDEVFGSWTDSIKALETCEEILPYAEEIHIVPRCIDSLAMKACADPNVFNLPVAGQTDAQSQRDVILWNGISSSANKPQPISEDWWFQDVSFLNLPLYRRLILAVESRGMKPETISASLIYYAKIYLPLMSRQSSFDHANNGNPWATVSIPSETDQRVLLEEIVTLLPKKKGVTSPEFLIMLLRTAMVLHASPSCRENLEKKAGAQLDQAVLVDLLIPNMGYSVETLYDIDCAQRMLDHFMSLNQDAALSTPPCIVEEGQFLGGPDTLQPLTMVASLVDGFLAEVAPDVNLKPSKFEALAATIPDYARPLDDGVYHAIDVYLKAHPWLTDTEKEQLCRLMNCQKLSLEACTHAAQNERLPLRVIVQVLFFEQLRLRTSISGWFYVSENLDNSQNPCGSLELPKNDGSHQIYSKGRTVGVDDVKERVSELERECLTMKQNLQKILKTKRSWKIFSKTFGFRRKLQPCNSKESCELKEPEASANGLQNHENGGLPQ comes from the exons ATGGCGTCCATGAAGTTGGGCTCAAAAACTGATGGCTTTCACCGTGATGGAAATACTTG GTATTGCACAACTGGGCTTCCAAGTGATGTTACCATTGAGGTTGGGGAAATGACTTTCAATCTCCACAAG TTTCCATTGCTTTCAAGAAGTGGGCTTCTAGAGAAGCTTATTGAAGAGCTTTCTATTGAGGATGGATCTGTTTCTGTCTTGAAACTTAATGACATGCCTGCTGGTGCTAAAGCTTTTGAACTTATAGCCAGATTTTGCTATGGTATCAAAATAGAGATGACTTCTTTGAATGTGGTTAGCCTTAGATGTGCAGCAGAGTACCTTCGCATGACTGAAGATTATGGAGAAGGGAATCTCATTGTGCAAGCAGAGGCTTTCCTTGACGAAGTCTTTGGCAGTTGGACAGACTCCATAAAAGCTCTTGAAACTTGTGAAGAAATTCTGCCTTATGCAGAAGAAATTCACATTGTTCCAAGGTGCATCGATTCCTTAGCAATGAAAGCTTGTGCAGATCCAAACGTGTTTAATTTGCCTGTTGCGGGACAAACTGACGCCCAAAGCCAGAGAGACGTTATCTTATGGAATGGTATATCATCTTCTGCAAATAAACCACAACCCATCAGTGAAGACTGGTGGTTCCAAGATGTCTCATTCCTCAACTTACCTCTCTACAGAAGACTGATTTTAGCTGTTGAATCAAGAGGCATGAAACCCGAGACTATTTCTGCTTCCCTAATATATTATGCCAAGATATATCTCCCCTTGATGAGTAGACAATCAAGCTTTGACCATGCCAACAATGGCAATCCTTGGGCAACTGTTTCCATCCCTTCCGAGACAGATCAAAGGGTTCTCCTAGAAGAGATCGTGACATTATTACCTAAAAAAAAGGGAGTCACATCCCCCGAGTTTTTGATTATGCTGCTACGTACAGCTATGGTTTTGCATGCAAGTCCATCATGCAGAGAAAATTTGGAGAAAAAGGCGGGAGCCCAGTTAGACCAAGCAGTACTTGTAGATCTTCTCATTCCAAATATGGGTTATTCAGTGGAAACCCTTTATGATATAGATTGTGCTCAAAGAATGCTAGACCATTTTATGTCTCTAAACCAAGACGCAGCTTTATCAACCCCCCCCTGCATAGTTGAAGAAGGCCAGTTTCTGGGCGGGCCTGATACACTACAACCATTGACTATGGTTGCCAGTCTGGTGGATGGATTTCTTGCTGAGGTTGCGCCAGATGTAAATTTGAAGCCCTCAAAATTTGAGGCACTTGCAGCGACCATCCCAGATTATGCCAGGCCACTTGATGATGGAGTTTATCATGCTATTGATGTATACCTCAAG GCTCATCCTTGGCTTACAGATACAGAGAAGGAGCAGCTTTGCAGACTTATGAACTGCCAGAAGCTCTCACTGGAAGCCTGCACTCATGCAGCTCAGAATGAGAGGCTACCTCTTCGGGTAATTGTCCAAGTTCTTTTCTTCGAACAACTTCGGCTCCGTACATCAATTTCTGGATGGTTCTATGTCTCTGAGAATCTTGACAACTCACAAAATCCTTGTGGAAGCCTTGAACTTCCCAAAAATGATGGTTCTCATCAAATATACTCAAAAGGCCGAACTGTGGGCGTTGATGACGTGAAGGAGCGTGTTTCTGAGCTTGAAAGGGAATGTTTGACAATGAAACAAAATCTTCAAAAGATCCTAAAGACAAAGAGAAGCTGGAAGATATTTTCCAAGA